In Paracoccus methylovorus, a genomic segment contains:
- a CDS encoding GNAT family N-acetyltransferase, which yields MTPDELAALHGVCFTAHPRPWTALEFANLLNNPLNFLLTRPQAFLLGRTVAEEAELLTLAVAPQARRQGLALALLSEFAATAQARGATEGFLEVASDNAAAMALYSGTGWDIVGCRKGYYAPGTDAVVMRRVL from the coding sequence ATGACGCCGGACGAACTGGCGGCGCTGCATGGCGTCTGCTTCACCGCGCATCCCCGGCCCTGGACTGCATTGGAATTTGCCAATCTTCTGAACAACCCGCTGAATTTCCTGCTGACACGCCCGCAGGCATTCCTGCTGGGCCGTACCGTCGCGGAGGAGGCGGAATTGCTGACGCTTGCCGTCGCCCCGCAGGCACGACGCCAAGGACTGGCCCTTGCCCTGCTTTCCGAATTCGCCGCCACCGCGCAGGCGCGGGGCGCAACCGAGGGCTTTCTGGAGGTCGCCTCGGACAATGCAGCCGCCATGGCGCTTTATTCCGGCACCGGCTGGGACATTGTTGGCTGCCGCAAGGGCTATTACGCGCCCGGAACGGATGCGGTGGTGATGCGGCGCGTGCTGTAG
- the tsaB gene encoding tRNA (adenosine(37)-N6)-threonylcarbamoyltransferase complex dimerization subunit type 1 TsaB — MADTLSLGFDTSAAHCAAALLQGDRVLVQRHEEMARGQAERLFPLLEEVLAEAGAGWHDLSVLGCGIGPGNFTGIRISVAAARGLALSLGIPAVGVSATEAAAYGLPRPCRVAIPARHGEVIWQDFGTGTATLPRQAAPHDLPPGPAPLPPVMPPAQAIAHIAASRRDQPDLPRPAPIYLRPADAAPARDRGPLILP; from the coding sequence TTGGCTGACACGCTGTCGCTGGGCTTCGATACATCGGCCGCGCATTGCGCGGCCGCTTTGCTGCAGGGCGACCGGGTGCTGGTTCAACGCCACGAGGAAATGGCGCGCGGTCAGGCCGAACGGCTGTTTCCCCTGCTGGAAGAGGTGCTGGCCGAGGCCGGTGCCGGCTGGCACGACCTTTCGGTCCTGGGCTGCGGCATTGGTCCGGGCAATTTCACCGGCATCCGCATCTCGGTTGCGGCGGCACGTGGGCTGGCGCTGTCACTGGGCATTCCCGCCGTGGGCGTCAGCGCGACCGAGGCTGCGGCATATGGTCTGCCCCGCCCCTGCCGCGTCGCCATTCCCGCCCGCCATGGCGAGGTGATCTGGCAGGATTTCGGCACCGGCACTGCGACCTTGCCCCGGCAAGCCGCACCGCATGACCTGCCGCCCGGTCCCGCACCCCTGCCCCCTGTCATGCCGCCGGCCCAGGCCATCGCCCACATCGCCGCCAGCCGTCGCGACCAGCCCGACCTGCCGCGCCCTGCGCCGATCTATCTGCGCCCCGCCGATGCCGCGCCGGCGCGTGACCGTGGCCCGCTGATCCTGCCATGA
- a CDS encoding NifU family protein: MFIQTETTPNPATLKFLPGETVLGSGTADFPAAEAAVTSPLARRIFAVPGVTGVFLGSDFVTVTKAEDVVWDHLKPSVLGAIMEHYQSGASAIEGAAASGHSDHDGPDSDIVNQIKELLDTRVRPAVAQDGGDITFHGFDRGVVYLHMQGACAGCPSSTLTLKMGIENLLRHYIPEVTEVRPVG, translated from the coding sequence ATGTTCATCCAGACCGAAACCACGCCGAACCCGGCAACGCTGAAATTCCTGCCGGGCGAAACCGTCCTTGGCAGCGGCACCGCCGATTTCCCTGCGGCCGAGGCAGCGGTCACCAGCCCGCTTGCCCGCCGCATCTTTGCCGTCCCCGGCGTGACCGGAGTGTTTCTTGGTTCGGACTTCGTGACCGTGACCAAGGCCGAGGATGTGGTCTGGGACCATCTGAAGCCCTCGGTTCTGGGCGCGATCATGGAGCATTACCAGTCCGGCGCCTCGGCGATCGAGGGCGCGGCGGCCAGCGGCCACAGCGACCACGATGGGCCGGATTCGGATATCGTGAACCAGATCAAGGAATTGCTGGACACCCGCGTACGTCCGGCCGTGGCACAGGACGGTGGCGACATCACCTTTCACGGCTTCGACCGCGGTGTAGTCTATCTGCACATGCAGGGCGCCTGCGCCGGCTGCCCCTCATCCACGCTGACGTTGAAAATGGGTATCGAAAACCTGCTGCGTCATTATATCCCAGAGGTGACCGAGGTGCGGCCCGTTGGCTGA
- a CDS encoding universal stress protein — translation MRKFLVVLDDSRECLNAIRYAALRAAKTGGGVQVLAVISANTIQHGMGVADVMRAEAYERIEAHYEVFAKWMRDRPGIEPELVVREGEPGAELVAQIHDDPEIGVVVLAASTETAGPGPLVTRLLREVASLPCPITIVPGDISRERLEQIT, via the coding sequence ATGCGGAAATTTCTGGTGGTTCTGGACGATTCACGGGAATGCCTGAACGCCATCCGCTATGCCGCCCTGCGCGCGGCCAAAACCGGCGGCGGAGTTCAGGTGCTGGCGGTGATTTCGGCCAATACCATCCAGCACGGCATGGGCGTGGCCGACGTCATGCGCGCCGAGGCTTACGAGCGGATCGAGGCGCATTACGAAGTTTTCGCCAAATGGATGCGCGACCGACCCGGCATCGAGCCGGAACTGGTCGTGCGCGAGGGCGAGCCGGGGGCCGAGCTTGTGGCCCAGATCCACGACGACCCCGAGATAGGCGTGGTTGTGCTGGCCGCCTCGACCGAAACCGCGGGGCCGGGGCCGCTGGTCACGCGGCTGCTGCGAGAGGTGGCCAGCCTGCCCTGCCCGATTACCATCGTTCCCGGCGACATCTCGCGCGAGCGGCTGGAGCAGATCACCTAG
- a CDS encoding sugar transferase produces MTIHQDWDKADIARFATLPQPEMSWFKGEVQAPRRTTMPLSKRLFDITLALILLVPLSIVMGVFALILLIMQGRPIFYAAPRMIAPGRSFTHLKFRTMLCQQDDFGVTGAHKAWRITPLGDFMRRTRIDELPQLFNILKGDMSFVGPRPTIREYVERYPVVYGQVLKSRPGVTGLATLIYHRHEDRILRRCKSAEATEAAYARRCLPTKLKIDLIYQRNRTLALDLWIIWRTVLIVLYKDERPRRRGRK; encoded by the coding sequence GTGACGATTCACCAAGATTGGGATAAGGCCGACATCGCTCGGTTCGCCACATTGCCCCAACCCGAAATGTCGTGGTTCAAGGGCGAGGTTCAGGCGCCCCGTCGCACGACCATGCCCTTGTCCAAGCGGCTGTTCGATATCACCCTTGCACTGATCCTGCTGGTGCCGCTGTCCATCGTCATGGGGGTCTTTGCGCTGATCCTGCTGATCATGCAGGGCCGCCCGATTTTTTACGCCGCGCCGCGCATGATCGCGCCGGGACGCAGCTTTACCCACCTCAAGTTCCGCACCATGCTGTGCCAACAGGACGATTTCGGCGTCACCGGTGCGCATAAGGCCTGGCGTATCACGCCCCTTGGCGATTTCATGCGTCGCACGCGGATCGACGAGTTGCCGCAGTTGTTCAATATCCTCAAGGGCGACATGAGCTTTGTCGGCCCGCGCCCCACCATCCGCGAATATGTCGAGCGCTATCCGGTCGTTTATGGGCAGGTGCTGAAAAGCCGTCCCGGCGTTACCGGCCTTGCGACGCTGATCTATCACCGCCACGAAGATCGCATCCTGCGCCGCTGCAAAAGCGCCGAGGCGACCGAGGCCGCCTATGCCCGCCGCTGCCTGCCGACCAAGCTGAAGATCGACCTGATCTATCAGCGCAACCGGACGCTGGCGCTGGATCTGTGGATCATCTGGCGCACCGTCCTGATCGTTCTGTACAAGGACGAACGCCCACGCCGGCGCGGCCGTAAATAA
- a CDS encoding NAD-dependent epimerase/dehydratase family protein — MQRKVLVTGGAGFIGCHLVDRLLAAGDEVVVLDDLSSGRAANLSPKAQLVRGDVLDNALVGSLLGGVDCVFHLAARVSVQLCISDWTGAHRVNLGGTIAVLQAAHQAGNIPVVYASSAAVYGNRSGAECRESDLPMPISPYAADKLAGEHQARAMAEVNGLPSVGLRFFNVYGPGQDAASPYAGVISKFCANRMADRPHTIFGDGRQSRDFIYVADVVDGLLRARDLVGKMPRAEVFNLCTGIETTLLDLVHAIDRVAGRGTSDIEHAPARSGDIRTSRGCPQAAGARLGFTARTDIGAGLGAFWAALGPGAGA, encoded by the coding sequence TTGCAGCGAAAGGTTCTCGTGACCGGAGGGGCCGGCTTTATCGGCTGCCATCTTGTCGATCGTCTGCTTGCGGCAGGGGACGAGGTCGTCGTCCTTGATGATCTGTCAAGCGGCCGGGCGGCCAACCTGTCCCCCAAGGCGCAACTGGTTCGGGGCGATGTTCTGGACAATGCTTTGGTCGGTTCGCTGCTTGGCGGGGTGGACTGCGTTTTCCATCTTGCGGCGCGGGTGTCGGTGCAGCTTTGCATCTCGGACTGGACAGGGGCGCATCGTGTCAATCTGGGGGGCACGATTGCGGTTCTTCAGGCCGCGCATCAGGCCGGAAACATCCCCGTTGTCTATGCCTCTTCGGCGGCGGTCTATGGCAACCGCTCGGGTGCGGAATGCCGCGAAAGCGACCTGCCCATGCCGATCTCGCCCTATGCCGCCGACAAGCTGGCCGGTGAACATCAGGCCCGCGCCATGGCCGAGGTGAATGGCCTGCCTTCGGTCGGGCTGCGATTCTTCAACGTTTATGGTCCGGGTCAGGATGCAGCTTCGCCCTATGCCGGGGTGATCTCGAAATTCTGCGCCAATCGGATGGCCGACCGACCGCATACGATCTTTGGCGACGGCCGGCAGAGCCGGGATTTCATCTACGTGGCCGATGTCGTGGACGGACTGCTTCGCGCCCGCGATCTGGTGGGAAAAATGCCCCGCGCAGAGGTCTTCAACCTTTGCACCGGGATCGAAACCACGCTGCTAGATCTGGTTCATGCCATCGACCGCGTGGCCGGTCGCGGGACCAGCGACATCGAGCATGCCCCGGCCCGCAGCGGCGATATCCGCACCTCGCGCGGCTGTCCGCAGGCCGCGGGCGCGCGGCTTGGTTTTACCGCCCGAACGGACATCGGCGCGGGTCTGGGGGCATTCTGGGCTGCGCTTGGCCCAGGCGCGGGCGCTTAA
- the truA gene encoding tRNA pseudouridine(38-40) synthase TruA, translating into MPRFALLIEYDGGPFAGWQAQADRPSVQGTVEAALARLDPGFAAGARIAAAGRTDAGVHATGQVAHADLVRDWDPFRLSEALNWHLKPAPIAILAAARVADDFHARFSAHERRYLFRLIARRAPLTHDRGCAWQVTHRLDLTAMRAGAAHLLGRHDFTTFRSTMCQAKSPEKTLDELAIEEAAIPQGREYRFTLRARSFLHNQVRSIVGTLERVGAGAWPPDRVAQALAACDRAACGPVCPPQGLYLTGVGYQTPPFSADG; encoded by the coding sequence ATGCCCCGCTTTGCTTTGCTGATCGAATATGACGGCGGTCCTTTTGCCGGCTGGCAGGCGCAGGCCGACCGGCCCAGCGTTCAGGGCACGGTCGAGGCGGCGCTGGCTCGGCTCGATCCCGGCTTTGCGGCCGGCGCACGGATCGCCGCCGCAGGTCGCACCGACGCAGGCGTGCATGCCACCGGACAGGTCGCCCATGCCGATCTGGTCCGCGACTGGGACCCTTTCCGACTGTCCGAGGCGTTGAACTGGCACCTGAAACCCGCCCCCATCGCCATTCTGGCCGCCGCGCGGGTGGCGGATGATTTCCATGCCCGCTTTTCGGCGCATGAGCGGCGTTATCTGTTCCGGCTGATCGCCCGGCGAGCGCCGTTGACCCATGATCGCGGCTGCGCCTGGCAAGTGACACATCGTCTGGACCTGACCGCCATGCGCGCGGGTGCCGCGCATCTGCTGGGCCGGCATGATTTTACCACTTTCCGCTCGACCATGTGCCAGGCGAAAAGCCCAGAAAAGACGCTGGACGAACTGGCCATCGAGGAAGCAGCGATCCCGCAAGGTCGCGAATACCGCTTTACCCTGCGGGCGAGGTCGTTCCTGCACAATCAGGTCCGCTCGATCGTAGGCACGCTGGAACGTGTAGGGGCCGGGGCGTGGCCTCCGGATCGCGTGGCCCAGGCATTGGCCGCCTGTGACCGCGCCGCATGCGGGCCGGTCTGCCCGCCGCAGGGGCTTTACCTGACGGGGGTCGGCTATCAGACCCCGCCCTTTTCCGCCGACGGTTAA